One Saccharopolyspora erythraea NRRL 2338 genomic region harbors:
- a CDS encoding helix-turn-helix domain-containing protein, with protein MGGNTGRTPKARALGAELRELRQSHGISQRELARLVTISNASMSRYETGDRIPTPEDVASIVTALGEGGELREKLIEMARDAAQPNWLSTGAAGGHNELTTLIEFERTATHIAEVAPMIVPGLLQTSDYARAIMADLPAAEMEPFVTLRVGRRDVLTRRRPVDFEAFIAEHVLRMPIGGHEVMADQLSHLLKFAELPNVSVRVLPTTLQRWSLVLEGAFILFRFPKAAPIVNLQHYRSSAFLYDTADVKDYVDAVDALREAALSPAASAELIASCVEEMEDIE; from the coding sequence AAAGCTCGCGCTCTCGGCGCGGAACTGCGAGAACTCCGGCAGTCGCACGGAATCAGCCAACGTGAACTGGCCAGGCTGGTAACGATCTCCAATGCGTCGATGTCACGCTACGAAACCGGCGACCGGATCCCTACACCGGAAGACGTAGCGAGCATCGTCACCGCGCTCGGAGAAGGCGGGGAACTGCGGGAGAAGCTCATCGAGATGGCCCGCGACGCCGCGCAGCCGAACTGGCTCTCCACCGGGGCGGCGGGCGGGCACAACGAGCTGACGACACTCATCGAGTTCGAACGCACCGCAACGCACATCGCTGAAGTCGCTCCCATGATCGTGCCCGGCCTGCTGCAAACCAGCGACTACGCGCGGGCGATCATGGCCGATCTTCCTGCTGCCGAGATGGAACCGTTCGTGACTCTGCGAGTGGGACGCCGGGATGTGCTTACCCGGCGACGACCGGTTGATTTCGAAGCCTTCATCGCCGAGCACGTGCTCCGGATGCCGATCGGCGGCCATGAGGTCATGGCCGACCAGTTGTCGCACTTGCTCAAGTTCGCTGAGCTGCCGAACGTGTCGGTCCGGGTCCTCCCGACGACCTTGCAGCGATGGAGCTTGGTGTTGGAGGGCGCGTTCATCTTGTTCCGGTTCCCCAAAGCGGCGCCGATCGTCAACCTGCAGCACTACAGGTCGAGCGCCTTCTTGTACGACACCGCAGACGTGAAAGATTATGTCGATGCGGTTGACGCCCTCCGGGAAGCGGCACTGAGCCCAGCCGCCTCGGCGGAACTCATCGCCTCGTGCGTCGAGGAAATGGAGGACATCGAATGA